One genomic region from Nonomuraea helvata encodes:
- a CDS encoding SGNH/GDSL hydrolase family protein yields MRPLRMIAVLAALVTAAATPGVAAAEPLTGHDPGVLARVHTAGRVEAGAGSVTYSWPGVYFEGRFSGTGVGIVLNDAAADYDIQIDGTTVTTLVTPGQTTHWVNGLAKGVHSVRVVKRSESPWATSAFGGFVAAPHGVILRGPRARHRQIEFIGDSYTAGYGNTSATRDCTGDDVNRTTNADISFGAITARRLNADYQLNAYSGRGMVRNYNGSDPQVNYRTFYDRALLSVEGDTWTNPGTWRPQLVVIGLGINDFSTAINPGEQWTPETLVAAYRTAYHAFLDKLRNRYGRGTIIVVSATYMSNTTVYAETARQIVQERNSRGDDRVRFWYYPETGLDYGGCHWHPSAHDHQIIADRLGEFVATLPLRW; encoded by the coding sequence GTGCGCCCCTTACGTATGATCGCGGTGCTGGCCGCGCTGGTGACGGCCGCGGCAACGCCCGGTGTCGCCGCCGCCGAGCCGCTGACCGGCCATGACCCCGGCGTCCTGGCCCGCGTGCACACGGCCGGCAGAGTCGAGGCCGGTGCGGGCTCCGTCACCTACAGCTGGCCCGGCGTCTACTTCGAAGGACGGTTCAGCGGCACCGGAGTCGGGATCGTGCTCAACGACGCCGCCGCCGACTACGACATCCAGATAGACGGCACGACCGTCACCACCTTGGTGACCCCGGGACAGACCACGCACTGGGTCAACGGCCTCGCAAAGGGCGTGCACAGCGTCCGGGTCGTCAAGCGCTCGGAGAGCCCCTGGGCGACGAGCGCGTTCGGCGGGTTCGTCGCCGCCCCGCACGGCGTGATCCTGCGCGGACCCCGTGCGCGGCACCGGCAGATCGAGTTCATCGGCGACTCCTACACCGCGGGCTACGGCAACACCTCCGCCACGCGCGACTGCACCGGCGACGACGTCAACCGGACCACGAACGCGGACATCAGCTTCGGTGCCATCACGGCGCGCCGCCTGAACGCCGACTACCAGCTCAACGCCTATTCCGGCCGGGGAATGGTGCGCAACTACAACGGCAGTGACCCCCAGGTCAACTACCGCACGTTCTACGACCGGGCGCTGCTGAGCGTCGAGGGCGACACCTGGACGAACCCGGGCACGTGGCGGCCGCAGCTCGTGGTGATCGGCCTGGGCATCAACGACTTCTCGACGGCCATCAACCCCGGCGAGCAGTGGACGCCGGAGACCCTCGTCGCCGCCTACCGCACCGCCTACCACGCCTTCCTCGACAAACTCCGGAACCGGTACGGCCGCGGCACGATCATCGTGGTGAGCGCCACGTACATGTCCAACACCACGGTGTACGCCGAGACCGCCCGGCAGATCGTCCAGGAGCGCAACAGCCGGGGCGACGACCGGGTCCGCTTCTGGTACTACCCGGAGACCGGCCTCGACTACGGGGGCTGCCACTGGCACCCCTCGGCCCACGACCACCAGATCATCGCCGACCGGCTCGGCGAATTCGTCGCCACCCTTCCGCTGCGCTGGTGA
- the polX gene encoding DNA polymerase/3'-5' exonuclease PolX, with protein sequence MARTNDDVAAMLEEYADLLAITGGPDFKIRVYQKAARSIGAHVTDIAGYDTTELRQIPNVGESIARKVAGYLRSGTVPQLEELRGRIPAGVRALTRIPALGPKRAMALHQRLGVDSPESLEAAIHAGALHGLPGFGEKTEENLLHGIALLRDAGERVHLGVAMPLAEDIVTALRAVEGCHRCGYAGSLRRMKDTIGDIDIVATSNRPKVLMSAFVALSQVTEVILHGDTKTSVRTGQGLQVDLRVVPPDAWGAAMQYFTGAKAHNIRTREIAVHRKLKLSEYGLFDAVTDELIVSKTEEEVYQRLGLPWIPPTLREDIGEIEAALAGELPDLVTEEDVRGDLHTHTELTDGHASLEEMVAAAAERGYAYYGVTDHGPKLYMQQMTLDKALAQRERVRELDGTSGLRLLHGVELNIDPDGDVDWPPDVLAGFDVCVASVHSHFDLPQDRTTRRLVRAAEHPCVNIIGHPSARLIGRRPPIDADWDEVFQACARSGTALEINAFPDRLDLAAELIRRARRYGVKFAVDSDSHAVGHLANLRYGIGTAQRGWLTADDVINTWPLDRLTAFLRKKQAAGVSRP encoded by the coding sequence ATGGCACGCACCAACGACGACGTGGCCGCCATGCTGGAGGAGTACGCCGACCTGCTGGCCATCACCGGCGGCCCGGACTTCAAGATCCGCGTCTACCAGAAGGCGGCCCGCTCCATCGGCGCCCACGTGACGGACATCGCCGGCTACGACACCACCGAGCTGCGGCAGATCCCCAACGTGGGCGAGTCGATCGCCAGGAAGGTGGCCGGATACCTGCGCTCGGGCACCGTGCCGCAGCTCGAGGAGCTGCGCGGCCGCATCCCCGCGGGGGTCCGCGCGCTGACCCGCATCCCCGCGCTGGGGCCCAAGCGGGCGATGGCGCTGCACCAGCGCCTGGGCGTGGACTCGCCGGAGAGCCTGGAGGCGGCGATCCACGCCGGCGCCCTGCACGGCCTGCCGGGGTTCGGCGAGAAGACGGAGGAGAACCTGCTGCACGGCATCGCCCTGCTGCGTGACGCCGGCGAACGGGTCCACCTGGGCGTGGCGATGCCGCTGGCCGAGGACATCGTGACGGCGCTGCGAGCGGTGGAGGGCTGCCACCGCTGCGGGTACGCGGGCTCGCTGCGCCGGATGAAGGACACCATCGGCGACATCGACATCGTGGCCACCTCGAACCGCCCGAAGGTGCTCATGTCCGCGTTCGTCGCCCTCTCGCAGGTGACAGAGGTGATCCTGCACGGCGACACCAAGACGTCCGTCAGGACCGGCCAGGGGCTGCAGGTGGACCTGCGCGTGGTGCCGCCGGACGCGTGGGGCGCGGCCATGCAGTACTTCACCGGCGCCAAGGCGCACAACATCCGCACCCGCGAGATCGCCGTGCACCGCAAGCTCAAGCTCTCCGAGTACGGCCTGTTCGACGCCGTCACCGACGAGCTGATCGTCTCCAAGACCGAGGAGGAGGTCTACCAGCGGCTCGGCCTGCCGTGGATCCCGCCGACGCTGCGCGAGGACATCGGCGAGATCGAGGCAGCCCTGGCCGGGGAGCTGCCCGACCTGGTCACCGAAGAGGACGTGCGCGGCGACCTGCACACCCACACCGAGCTCACCGACGGCCACGCCTCGCTGGAGGAGATGGTCGCCGCCGCGGCCGAGCGCGGGTACGCGTACTACGGCGTCACCGACCACGGGCCCAAGCTCTACATGCAGCAGATGACCCTGGACAAGGCACTCGCGCAACGCGAGCGCGTCCGCGAGCTGGACGGCACCAGCGGGCTCCGGCTGCTGCACGGCGTCGAGCTGAACATCGACCCGGACGGCGACGTGGACTGGCCGCCCGACGTGCTGGCCGGGTTCGACGTGTGCGTCGCCTCGGTGCACTCCCACTTCGACCTGCCCCAGGACAGGACGACGCGGCGGCTGGTCCGCGCCGCCGAGCACCCGTGCGTCAACATCATCGGCCACCCCAGTGCCCGGCTGATCGGCCGCAGGCCGCCGATCGACGCCGACTGGGACGAGGTCTTCCAGGCGTGCGCGCGCTCCGGGACCGCGCTGGAGATCAACGCCTTCCCCGACCGCCTCGACCTGGCCGCCGAGCTCATCCGGCGGGCCCGGCGGTACGGGGTGAAGTTCGCCGTCGACAGCGACTCCCACGCGGTCGGCCACCTGGCCAACCTCCGCTACGGCATCGGCACCGCGCAGCGCGGGTGGCTCACGGCGGACGACGTGATCAACACCTGGCCGCTGGACCGGCTCACCGCGTTCCTGCGCAAGAAGCAGGCGGCCGGTGTGTCACGGCCATGA